The nucleotide window ACCGCAGGTCAAATAACAGAGCCGGGAACCCGGGGCAGTACAACGCAGAGCAACACTGGCTCAAAGGAACGCCTCCTAGTCCACGTCCCTGAAGCCTATTCTCAGAGGAAGAGCACTGCATGCTGCCTACCTAGGGCACTTACTAAACACACCAATTTCACATTCATTATTTCACAGAATAGTCTCCACAGAAAGGGGACACGTCACTCCCTTTCGGTAGTACACACCACGTCACCTTGATTACATTTATTCTCGCATGAGAACATGGGAAATCAATGGCTCTAATCATTCTGTTATTAATCAATTGTAACAGAGTTGTGTCACCAATCAATCCTAATGGACACCGCACGGAGCTTCAGCCGCCGGTCTTGCCGCACCTTCTTGGGTGTCCGCCACACCCTCCCCTTCCTGCCTCATCCACCTTAGCACCGCCTCATTACCGCTCCCTACTTCTGCCCCCCATTCATGACGGCATCCTTCAGCGAGGCGTGCGCTGCTTTCAGAACCGggccctcttctctcctccaccctccctccctctgtaaTTCCTGTGGAGGTAACGGTACTGAGCAGGAAAAAAATCTgttaatacttattttcccATTGAGTCACAGCAGAGCAGCTGAAGAAGACATGGGAGTAgtggggggcagggggggtAATTGCTCTCTGACTAAAAGGCAGCAGATAAAGACTGAGAACTGTGGGAGAAATGGCTGCATAATATTTATATCAGGCATATAGATTTACGTTCCCCTTTCTCGCAGCGAGATGTATGCACCCACTGGCTGGGTGCGAGTGGATGTCTTAGACATAACGCAGCTTTTCCAGAAGGTGCACGAGGCCGTAATTCAACGGACAGGCTTGCTGGCAGCTGCGCAGCAAAGAGGATTGGATGAAGGAGAATTAGTGGCAGTGTGATGTGGGCTTAGCAGGCAAATTAATGCTGGTCAAGATTTGTGCCCATCTTCCCTCATAGAGACCTAAAGAAACACTCCTACTGGTAGACAGAAAAACAATATCTGGAAATGTCTCAAAGTTGAAACTGTTGTTTAAAGCTAAGGAATACGGACAGTGTCTTATATTGTACACGATGGGATTCTCTCAACTGGACCTCGGAAAATAAAGAAGATTGAATGTTTTTAGGGCAATGTGCTAATGAAGGCTGCTCTTTTCACCGGCCCCTGGTGCTACAGTGAAGAGGAACACAATGACCTCGACTACACCCGCTGTGTCACTTGGCCAGTGATTAAACAGCCCCGATTTTCAGAAGTCTGTCAGATCCTGACTTAAAAGAACAAGGACAGGCCTCTTAGACCAACAAAAGAGGGAAACTTGAGTGTGAAGCTGGATGGGACCAGTAATCAACCCTACTAAGGAACTGCTTGGTAATAGTCATCTAACTACTGAACCTGCTGCTCCTTATACTgctttcaaataaataaaacaatactTTGAAAGTCACACATTTACTCTCATTCAGTATTACAGCTAATTATACATGCAAGTAATAGaatgtatatacatacacacacacacacacatgcacacacattatatatatacgtAATTATATATTACACATTTAATAATACATAATTATTAAAACATGTATAGTTATATTCTAAATAACAGAAATGTAGTGACCTGGCTGATAAAGACCTTATCCACTCCTGAAGATCTATTTTAATATTAGAAGCAGATGTGCAGGTAGCAAAGGTAATGAAGGAGGCAGCAGCGCGCGCCTATCACATCTGGGCGGGTGGAGGGAGGAAGAAGGCATTGTTAGAAAACCCAACGTCCCCTTTGGAGGAAACAGGAAACTTGAGTTCCAGCCAGACCTACCATCTGAAATTATGTTCGTTTAGTGAAAATATGCAAGGTCGCCAGTAGTGGACCATTTCACAAACCCAAAAGGCAATAAAAAACGTAGCTGGGTTTGTTGGGCATCACCCTGACTTCTTTCAGCGAACAACGTGCCAGAAAATGACTTACGGTTGAGCACCTTAATTCTGTCGACAATACAAAAGGCTGCGAAAAGCACGCGATCCCGAGGCTCAGCACCCACACACTGTCTTTCTGCGGTCATGCTATACATTGTCGATATACTGTACACTGCATACGGGCAACATGTCACGGAGAAAATCAACAGCTTTAAAACAGCACCACACCATGTAGTGCGGAGACGCGCAGGGCAGGAGAAAACGCCCTACCTTGTCCATACTATGCGTCGCCTACCCACGTTGACCGGAGCACATATACAACTTAAAAGCCCCAAAGAGAAAATACAGATACATTTTAATAtacatttgcattacagttaagaGCAGCCCATTCATTAATGTGTTTAAGTTACTGACATCGATTCATTTGATGAAATGAAGTGGCTGTTTGACACTATAACGCATGAGTGTGTGGTTTGGGTTCATTTCACGACTATATCTCGTAGAGGACACACTGCTCTTCGTTAAGTAGCTTCACAAATGCTGCATGATGGGCTGATTGAGTTTCTTTAAGCCTGCGCCGGGTTGCTCTCGTGCGCACAATAAACTAAACTGCATAAAAAACAGATGGTTATACGGTTGTGTGCAATACACGAGAttgcatgtgtatgcatgtataccATGAGCACGCTTTTACACAGAGACAACATTAATCACGCTTACCTTTCACTTGAGTTTCATATTCGGCTATAATCTCCTTGTCTTTTCGGAATTTCGCCGGAGACGTCATATTTGTCTTCAATTTGAAACACTACAAGACGTCCTTGTAACAGATGCAAACACAAGAACAATAGATTCTCTCCACTTCGACGTCTTGCAATATCCAAAAACAATAGGTTGGAACGAATTCAGTCCTAAGATGATCACTGTTTCACATCGAACGTCAATCTCTCCGCATTATGAGTTGTGACTGCTATTTCCTTCCACGACTAAATTTCTCTCCAACTGCGTTGTCGAAACCGGTAGAAAACTGAAGCGTGATTTCATGCCCTCGTCCGATCCTCGTCCAGCACTGTCAGATGTAGCAGCTTCAAAAGTTTCTGCTGTGCTCGTAGTCACACGGCGGACTGGCCGTGCCTCGCAGCTGAGTCCTGTCCGTCTGGAATGAGAGCATGCATCAGCTCGTCTGGCACTGCGCACACATGATGCCACTCACACATCCCGTTCTTCCACAGGCAGGATAGACTTACTCCTGCACCAAAATCATTTTTTAATGATTAAAAAGGGCTTTAGGGCTAGTTTAAATGCCACGATGCTTTAGGCACCACCAGCTCCcaactacaacaacaacaaaaaaaaccgtCGGTGTGATTTTTAAGCGGTGTTAATGGGACTCATCTACATACACTATAGCAGCGGAGAAACGTGAACGTCGTATTTAAATGACCTTAAAAGTGCCGAGTAAACTGTTTCTCCTCGTTGTTTCCCTTCATTTTCATTCACAGTCCACAACACAGATTCCCAAAGCACAGATTTGTCAAACGAGTTGCATTACTAATATAAAACAGATACAAATATCTGAACATGTATTTAGAACTTCTAGATGTTCAAAAACAAAAGACAGTAACGCGTCGACCAAATGTTCTCCCACAGGAGAGCTTCAGTGGGCCAGTCTTCTACTGCTCACTTTCTTGTTTAACTAGTGGAGTTTCACTTGAAGACATCCCCATTTCCCTACCCGAGATGAGTATCGTTTTACAATGAGCCCAGTCATGTGTTCTTACAAGTCACATGCATTCAAAACTGTTACCTCGGCAGGTGATCTCCATCCCTCCAGACCATGAAGTTTCTATCTAATTTGATTAAAAAATCCTCTCAAGCTGTTGATAGTAGACAGTATGTTAGTTTTCCCGACTCTAAGTCCGCCTCTTTCCGTGTTAACCCCCTCCCATGGCTGTATGAAGCGGAAGTGATCTGGAATCACTCAAATCTGCGATACGATAGTTAACATTAAAACACAGTAGGCTATCATGTTTATACGCATAAATGCATGTGTTTGTAAATAAATGCCTGGTATTAAACACAAGACATATAAATCGAAATAACAAATAGTTTACAAAATAGTTAACAAGATTTGACGAAGTGGTAAGGTCACTACCAAGAAAGGGACTGCAACATTGTGCATTTGGAAACAATGCTACGTGAATAATATATCTGGTTCAAGAAAAGGTCAGCAGGTTCTGGTGCTGCCCATTTAACAAAACGACGAGGGACATTCAACCATTACAGTCAACCAGTAACATCGCGCGCGACATCTTCTCCACCAATCAGAGCGAAGCATGAAGCGGTTTGAAAATGTTTCCGGAAGTGTATGTTAAAGGGTCGATGGGGACGTAAACACAGCTACATGTAGGTGGCCTGCTCGCTGTGCGCCCTGGTACACCATTAACAAACTGGCACGTTATCGACGCGACAGTAGCTCACATGTGCTTTAATGTGAGCCAAAACCAGTTTGTCTGGCTAGCAAACAGAAAACGGGCAGCCGATATTTTGCCAGCGCATTAGCTATTGTAGTAGCTCGTTAGCTACCAAACATTAGCTTAGCCACCTAGCAGTCCTGGATGTCCAAAGTGGGTGGTGTTTAATTACACTCGGGTTCGTCGTCTGTCATGATCGAGTTTTCATTAACTCGGCTGGTCACCTTATGATAAAAAATTGACCTTAAGCTTAGTACGAAAGGTATACTAGGCATACTAGCAAGTGCATAGGCAACATCCGGTGTACTGGAGGCAGAGGCAGGGTAAGTGAGGCTTGGGTAGTTTACATCGTTTCAGCTTCACCAAGTCAAATCATTACTTACATTAAAACTTCAGTTTGGTTAGATATTCTAGCTAGCGGACTAGCTACTCGTTTGATTTGCTGTGTTAACTAGGTGCCACTGCTCAGCTCAACTGACAACGTTTTGTTCCTAAGAGGGAATATTACTGAAACCTGATAATGTCTACTTCCAATTTTAAGAATAAATGTGTTACTCAAGTTAACTGCATATACTGCGACAGTCTTCTTTGTACGAGGGGTATGAAAGCCGTGCTTTTAGCTGATACAGAAATCGAGCTGTTCTCTACCGACATACCTCCAAACAGGTAAGGTAAAAATACTAATAGCTAATATAGCTACAGAGGTGTCTATTAGAATATGTTGCATGTTTGAGTGTGGTCATGTTTTGTAACAGTTTGTGCAGTTGGACAGTGAGTTGTCTGTCTTTACCAATTCCACGCTTTGTTTGCAGTTGGAGATATGTAGctattgtatgtgtgtatgtgaaagagaTTGTTTACTATTTTCTCTTTTGCAGAACTGTTGACTTTGTTGCAGGCTGCTATTCCACAGAAAGTTGTAAATGCAAGTTAAGAGACATTGCCTGCCTGAAATGGTATGTAATATTTTTGATAACCATACTTATTTTTTATGCTTCACTAGATACAGGCTAACTGTAATTCAAACTATGAAACTCCAAAAATATTTTTACTGTTTAATGTTAAGTATAATAAATTTACATGCTGTTGTAGGCCAACAGGAGTTTTATTTGAACTGATCATTCTTTCTGTGTGTGCAATTTTGTCTTGTGTTTTATTCTTTGGATTGCATGTTCAGTGGAAACGTCGTCGGGTATCATGTGGTGGCACCGTGCAAGCCTTGCCTCCTCTCCTGTAACAATGGACACTTCTGGATGTTCAACAGTGACGCCGTGTCCACTGTCAACAGACTAGATCCGTCAGGTCTGGCAGTGTGTAGATTCACTGTAATTATGATGACTCCTACCTGGCACGTGTGTTACCAGTGTTACGTGTGTTACCATGGCCTGGTGCTTACTACTTTTGTCTCTGTAATAACGGATTAGAAAACTCTGTGTGCGTGTTAGTGCTTCTAGTCTGTAACTCTCAGGACTGTTAACTCTGTAACTCTCTTAGGACTGAATCTACTGCTGTGGGGCGATCTCCCAGAGCTGGAGGGCAGTGAGGATGAGAGTCCAGACAGCCATTCAGAGGAGGAGTACCTCAGATAGATCGATCGGAACTGGAGGCCCCTTCTCATGAACTTCTAATGAGTCACCTAGCTCCCAACAAGATTCAACTCAAGCACATTATAAGGAAAAATAGtctaggaaaaaaaaaacaattgttTGATGTGTTTGCTGTTTCACCCTCAAAAGCAGTTCAGTAGCATTACAGTATGATTCTGAGTGTTTTCGTTTGCAGCATTTCCTGATGATCTCATTGATGATGTCAGATTTGTAGGCCGCATGCGTGTGCAGTAATTCCGTTGCTGTTTCCCGTTGCCTCCTGTGATTTGTTTACGGTTTGTAGTGGAGATGCGGCAGCGTTTGACTCCGCCCTCTTCATTTATATTCACTGATGCTCTTAAACAGGGTGACCTGCTTATTTATCAGTATGACAGTTTGTGTGCTCCCTGGGCATCAACCCCACGCTCGGTACCACATACAGGTACACAGTCCGTAGCGCGTGGGGACGGACTATTTTAcgtaaataaaaaaagaacgaAAGAACACAACTGCGAAGTATGCAAGCAGCATTGCCATCATCTACCTTTGAAAGTAGAAAGTTGTTGAATATGGTGATCTATGGGCATTATGTAACGCTGTTTAAtatgttatttatgtattttattaattttttttttttttaaataggcAAGACACTTGAAAtagcacaaacaaaacaaatagtTTTTATGAAGGACTGACAGCAACCACTTGTAAGTGCTCAGTTAAAACCACCTTTCTTTCCCTTCCCTGTGTGAGTCACGGTAGCCGGGGGCCTGTTTGTGAGATTGTATACGAGGTGTGTTCTTGTTTGTTGGTTTAAGACATTGCATTGCATTACATTTTTGGTATTCAGATTAATGATTTCATTGAATGTCTGAACGGGCAAGTCTTGTTTTTCTTCCTTAGCCCATTAGAGTAGTGCAGCCTCCAGCGCACATGACATTTCACTCTCCCCAGTGAATAGCTGCTTGCCTTTACAAAGAGTTCATGTTGCTTCCCTGCAGGTTTACTATAATCACAATCTATGTACGGAGATTGTGTATAAATTGCTTAAAACAATAATTGCAACTCAGAACAGCCAACCAGCGTGGTGTAATGTTTAAAAGCGTGTTCTGTAATGCATCATTTGAAGGGTTCTTTCCAAAGCAATTTTGTCTTACTTTTCTAAGCACACTGGCTCAACTGGACTTCCTTTCTGCCTGTGGTGTCTGTCTTTGGCCACATGTGTGCTCCATTTTAGTCAGCATGTCTATACATTTTAAATTCTTCTTTTCTCCCCTCCCATTCCATCATTGAGGTCAATCATTAGACTGATAGAAGCAAGAGAAAGAAGGTGATGTGTAATCGTTGTATGCCGCGGTACATCACGTGAAACTGCACGTGTGCTCAGACCGCACCAGCCGATGTCTCATTATCTCACGCTTTTGTGCTTCTTTGGTGTTACCATTTCACTGTGTGATGGACACAAACGCTCTGAAATCACTGTCAAAAATTGTCTTCATTTTTAGTTAGAAAACACGAATTCTGACAATGCAAATGTATTGGCTTTTTGAGTGGTTATAAAGTCTCTGGCATGGGCAGTTGTCTTTAAGAagatgtgaccaaaatgaaatgttAGAAATGAGAGcttatattttaatttattaataaatattgattCTATTTGCTGTAATTTATCAACATTTGAAATGTGTGTATttaacaaatgtatttataccAATGAATAACTTCTTGCACCATCAGAAGACTGAAAAAAATTTGTAATTATTTACATTTGCACTGAAAATGTGTTAGTTTGAACTTTTGCTTGGTTTGTATGCTTCCTGTCTGGACATTAAAATATTCTTTTTTAAGTGAGTGAGGCCCCCATTAAtgcacagtcacacacaacTACTGGTATATGGTCCACTTTGGGGACGCAGCACACAGGCTCATGTTGGGTACCCAAGCTGGGCTCCACCTCTGAAACCTTTATCCATATATTGTAGATATAATGAGTATTAAGCTAATGATCAGTGCTGGTTTAGACATTCCTTGGTAAGGTTTCAAAACGTTTTCAATACTAGTTTAATTTCAGTGCCTCACTAACTAATCTTGGGTGTGTTGTGGGATCTGGGTCAATGTGTTCAACTGTTTTTGTTGCACTTGCGTGCGACTAACTGAGAATACGCAGTGGTAGACACAGGTCTGTATGGAATGAACACAGTAGACACAGGTCTGTGTGGAACAAACACATCAGGTGGCTGTACAGATTGGACACAGTTAAACACTATGGAACACATGAATACGCGACAGTCTATAAGTCCCCAGTCTGTGTATTTGATGCGCATTATTCTTCAACAGAAACCTGCTGTCATTTATAGCACTGCACATGAGGGCTTTCTCCCTTTTACACTTACAACATACTTTTAACACTAGTTAAAGCATTCACAGCTGCACATGTATTGACTGAGTTATAAGATAAACACTACCACCATGGGATTGATGCTGTGTTGGGTGCACATTTAATCAATGATGTTATTAGCTGTGAAGCTATACAGTAGTGTTATACACAGCAAACAACGAGACGGGCAGGTGATGTAATCAGACTGGGTCCCAAACAGACAGGCAGGTTGTTGTCAGGTGTTGACTTCACCTTGAGTTCAGTGGGAACATGGGGGCCgggagggtgtaggtggggggtgGGCATACATTGACTTGGTCACTTGGAGCTGTCAATCTTTGAGGTGACGACTCCATGCTGAAAGTCACCTTGGGAACAGTAGCGGAAGAGTAACGGAAAATTAAAGATGTATAAAACTCAGCTGGATAAGTATTTATGTTAACAAGGAACTTTATTTGACAGCTTTTAAAAATGCTGTTAAACTCTACACGTGCTGATAATTAAAGAGACCAATAAATAAGTCTTTTATTTTGGAAGTAGCAATATATTGATTGCGGCTGTCAGCCTGAATTAAGAGCTCTTCAGAGAAGGAGAGTCTGTTTCTAACAGGCACACTAAGCTTAAAAGGCTTAGAATGCTGTGGTAGCTCTTCTACAGTAGCCAGTTGGATTTCTTACACACAGAAGTGTTAACACCATCTGTCTAGCTGTGTTCATCATTACTGCTTCAATTAGACCCTAGAATTGTTTTGCATGGAGTCTttgcatgttttattttttacatttatgttgTGAGCATAAATGTTGCATGTGTTGTGCAAAATGTCTGTAGGCCTATGCAGGCTACATTTCATTATTGAAAACACATAGACGTGATGTATTATACTATAATATCCAGAGAGCAAagaaatgtatgcaaatttACAGTTTGCTGCCATCTGCTGGAATTCTGTTGTTAGCTTCGTCGCCATCTGCTAGATACAACATTTCGAAAGCTTTGGCCCTGTCACTTTAGCGGCCGCTAACAGAAGGATGCAAAGGTCTTGTTAGCACATCAAACACTGAGTAGTGAGTAATAACACAGCTGTCACTGTAGGGCACTGGGTTTCACGCCTTGTCTGGGGAAGTGCTCTAAAGAGGTTAGTTTCCGACATATCTTTCTGCCAACATTCAGGAATACTACACAGATGACTTGTAGAAGACGTTTTAAGAAGCAAACCAGACGATGCAAATGCTAGATATTGCTGGAACAACGGTGTGGTTGAAATGGAGCTTGGCTGAATCCTAAACGCCGTACTTACCTCCTATTCAGTACGCCAAAGCAGTACGAGATAACAGGTAGTACGTCCGAGGTTATGAAAACTTCCCACAGgtttgccaacttttcaaaatcacttggagtgagatttgatttggggggaggggggaggtgtcaaatggacacattagttattatatgtttatttggccggggagggagggggtgtcAAATTgacatattaattattatatgtttatatgtttcctctatgctgcgcctaaagcgatcgatcaccagtggttggcgccagagcgaactagtaactcattgaatcatagatgtagatcagagataaataaactagatattttttagcgtgagaaatcggatgaatggcgtgtgaagacagtcaaatgcatgtgtctcacgctcattgcgtgagagttggcaaccctgcagtcaCATACTGGAAGAACGTACTTAAGGGTTGAGCAGAACGTACTAcattgaaatctagtgcctACTCGTTAAGTAAGTACGGCATTTCGAATTCAACCCTTGTCTCTGATTTCCTGCGTGGGGTAGCAGGAGCGCACAAAGAGGTGGTGCCACCTAGTGGCAGCAGTAGTATAGTGGACAGGATTTTGGGCTCTCAGTCAGAAGGCCGGAACTTCAAATCCCAGTTTGGTTATGCGACTGCTGTTGGGCACTTGAGCAATTCAGCTTTACAACGGCTAATGGGTTACCCCAGCGCACCAAGACGGGATATGTGAAGAGAGACTTTTTGTTGTACTTTTCACAAGTATATATGACCAAATAAAGGTGTTCCATCTGGCATAGATCACAATAATTTATTATGGTAAAATAACATTTGCAGACTAAATTAGTAGGATATAATGACATTACTGACTTCATATTTACTCTGTAGTTCCTAATACTCAAAGGATTTGCTTAAAATACATACAGTGCTGCTATAATTATTTAAATCAACATCACATTTGTCAGCCAATAACATTGCAAGGTCGAAACTAACTGGAATAATTTTTGCTGATGAAATCAGAGGATCAGACACCAATCCCATCTGTATGCATGCATTAGTTTAAAATGCGCATGCATAATCTTTCTGTTGACTCTGTGGATTTCTGTCAAAACGTAATATATAATCACAAAATTAtgacaaaaacaactgtttcaTTTAATTAATGATTATTATTTCCTTTGAGGACTTGAGTTATGGTACTACCTATGTATCCACGCCCTCACTAAGAAGTGGTCTCCCAGACTCTTTATCTATTTCACTCTCCATATATATTTCAGCATTTGTTTGAGTAACAAAATAAATGTCATACAAACCATATTACCTCTTTTGAAGCAAAATATAGCTTTTCTAAGCATAGtgtattttataattttttattaataataaaaatatccCAAATTACATATGCAACATGAAAAAAGTTCTTTATGCTAGTCAAAATGCATTCTCAACACGATCAATTTTTAAACGCTATCGTTTTATTCCTGTTCTCATTTACTCTTGTGTTTATCTCAAACTCTAAATGTACTAAAAATGTGGGTATCATTATTGTTttcagttattattattattattattacagggAGAAACTAAATAacattattataatataataaataaataatataatatttgcCCACAGTAGTAAAGATCATTCTTAAACAGCAGAAGACCTTCAGCACACACAGTGTCTCATGGTGAAGGAGGACTATCATACTGAACTTAGTAATACACACCCTCAGGGGAAACCGCCATGAAATGTTACTTGCAGTACACCCAGCCTAATTGGACATTTCTGTATAAATACCTGAATGAATAAAGTTTGTGTGAACTTGTGTCTAGAGCAATCTCAAATTCT belongs to Brachyhypopomus gauderio isolate BG-103 unplaced genomic scaffold, BGAUD_0.2 sc66, whole genome shotgun sequence and includes:
- the LOC143490792 gene encoding protein FAM72A isoform X2, which translates into the protein MSTSNFKNKCVTQVNCIYCDSLLCTRGMKAVLLADTEIELFSTDIPPNRTVDFVAGCYSTESCKCKLRDIACLKCGNVVGYHVVAPCKPCLLSCNNGHFWMFNSDAVSTVNRLDPSGLNLLLWGDLPELEGSEDESPDSHSEEEYLR
- the LOC143490792 gene encoding protein FAM72A isoform X3 produces the protein MSTSNFKNKCVTQVNCIYCDSLLCTRGMKAVLLADTEIELFSTDIPPNRTVDFVAGCYSTESCKCKLRDIACLKCGNVVGYHVVAPCKPCLLSCNNGHFWMFNSDAVSTVNRLDPSGLAVCRFTD
- the LOC143490792 gene encoding protein FAM72A isoform X1 codes for the protein MSTSNFKNKCVTQVNCIYCDSLLCTRGMKAVLLADTEIELFSTDIPPNRTVDFVAGCYSTESCKCKLRDIACLKCGNVVGYHVVAPCKPCLLSCNNGHFWMFNSDAVSTVNRLDPSGLAVCRFTVIMMTPTWHVCYQCYVCYHGLVLTTFVSVITD